ccaaaCAGGCAGTGGCAGTGATGCTGCGTCTTTGCTAACGTCGGCCAAGAGGAACGGAGACACTTACATCCTAAATGGTTCCAAGGTACCAACTTCTTTTTCTAGAAAGAAAAgacattatctatatatataaaaatgctctgtgcataatgagtaccttaaaaacaaaagaaccaataaacgaaatcacaccaaatttggcaacaaaacgtctcacaacacaaggagtgaccgtcactcaaaaattatgatgctttgtcatttgggagttgttgttgctgggatttatagttcacctacaatcaaaaagcattctgaactccatcaatgatggaattgaaccaaacttggcacacagaactcccatgaccaacagaaaatactggaagggtttggtgggcattgaccttgagtttgggagttgtagttcaccttcatccagaaagcactgtggactcaaacaatgatggatctggaccaaacttggcacaagcactcaatacgcccaaatatgaacacagatggagtttgggggaaatagatcttgacatttgggagttgtagtcactgggattcatagttcacctacaatcaaagagcattctgaacccacaaacgacagaatcgggacaaacttcccacacagaacccccatgaccaacaaaaatacttaaggccatccagtcaaactcccttcaccagtgcaagaaaaaacacacacacacagatatagtatcatagatttgaaagggacccctcaagaaggacaatgatatgtttcatgttccagggtgggcaaaccagacaatctccacatcaacactgacaaagaaacagcaagaaatactgtttacccacaagcataaagaaattacgtatattagaaaccaacactttctcattactttattttccagatcaacagactgggccacagcaacacgtggcaggggacagctagtaataatatataatactaatattgtcctatgctaataatataatatattatatgcactgtacatataatatttatcataatgttataatataatacaatataatactaatacaatataataattgtatattatatattaaatttaatacactcagttcttgtagatgcaggcgaaacgtcaggagaaatgcctctagaacatggccatatagcccgaaaaaacccacaagaactgagtgattccagccatgaaagccttcgacaataaatttaatacagttcgaaaacatgcaaatgtgagtagatcaatcgataccactctggcgggaaggtaacggtgctccatgcagtcatgccagccacatgaccttggaggtgtctatggacaacgccggctcttcagcctacaaatggagatgagcaccaacccccagactcggacacgactggacttcatgtcaggggaaaactttactattactaataatattgcagtataatgctgtagtacaatataataatatataatactaatattgtgctatgcttataatataatatattgcatgtacataaaattttgatcataatattgtaatacaatataataataataatgcaatataattgtatcagagtgaagagaggggccaggaaggcagttccaacttgtctcctgcactgtgcttgtaatgtaatgtaatgtaatatattgtatatacatataatattgataatattataatgtaatacaatataatactgctactaataatatgatattataattatatattttatattaaatgtaatattacatcataatgttatagtacaatgtaatatataatattaatattgtgctatagtaataatataatatattgtatttacttttaacTTGAAAGcctttctgagtccccttcggagtgagaagggcggcatataaatgtcataaataaataaataaaaattaataataatattgatcataatattgtaatgcaatgtaatataatactactaataatataatataataatataataattatatattatatattgcatgtaatattgctagtaatattgcagtatagtggtatagtacaacataatattaatactaatattttgctatgctaataatataatataatgtttgtacatataatattgatcatattattgtaatacaatataatactaagaataatacaatataataatataatacttttatatattacatgaaatattactaataatattgcagtatagtggtctAATACAGTAtggtaatataatactaatattgtgctatgctaataatataatatagtgtatgtACATAtagtttgtaagccactttgagtccccttcggggtgaagggtgggatataaatgcataaataaataaatacatacatatatacatacatacatacatacataacaataacaacaactcctTCACTTGAAATGAGTGAGATCTCCTACTCATGAGAGGAAGGCCAGGTCTCACTGTCTGTGTTCTGCAATGTAGAAACAGGGGCAGCCCCACTCAgatccagagcttgggaaaaagGTGCATTTTGTAAATTaagtttattttattcatttgcaCCCCACCTTTTCTTTAATATGGCTACTTGAAGGGGAAACGAACATGGCTTCGCATGACCTAACTAGCCAAAGTTACGTCATGTTACAGTGCTACCCCATATATCCATGGGACCAGCCCTTGTGGTTTCATTTACCCATGtcaaaatatgtcttctctaggcattttctaggtcttatTGGTGATTCTATGATACGCTTTTGCCAGAAGTTGGACCTAGTGATGCCTAGAGAATCTTGGAGCTGTCGTCTAAAagcaagtaacttttccaagctctgtcatTTGCAGCAACATCTTGGTTCCTCTAGTAAGCAGAACTTTTGAAGAAGAGTGTTTCTGCCATTGTGTAATAACCTTTCCCTCTTGTCCTTCCCGCGCCAGGCTTTCATCAGTGGTGGTGGAGACACGGATCTCTATGTGGTGATGTGCCGGACGGGAGGCCCGGGCCCCAAGGGCATCTCCTGCCTGGTGCTGGAGAAAGGGACCCCTGGGCTGAGCTTtgggaaaaaggagaggaaggtaagAGACTTCGAGTGCTGTTGAGATCAACAGAAAGCCATACTGCGGAACAGCTTGGTGGTTCTTTTTTTACTGGATGTTTTCTTCTGAACTGGAAAATAGTGCTTAATTAAGTTATACCTCAGTATTCAAAAGCCCACCTGGTGTCATTGCTTTGGGGACCAGAGTTTCAGTATCtgatcagtcatggaaacccgcTTGGTCGAATcataccctctcagcctcagagcaagaccctgttatgtaccttcaagtcatttttggttgaggttttcttggcatatcattatggaatcatagagctggaagagatcccaagggccatccagtcgaaccttATCCTGCCCtccaggagaagcacaatcaaagccctcgtgacaaatcatagaatcatagagttggaagagatctcatgggccatccagtccaacccctgccaaaaagcaggaaaattgcattcaaagcacccccgacagatggccatccagcctcgctttaaaagcctccaaagaaggagcctccaccacacttcggggcagagagttccactgctgaacagctctcacagtcaggaagttctttctaatgttcaggtggaatctcctttcctgtagtttgaagccattattccattgcgtcctagtctccagggcagcagaaaacaagcttgctctcttgAATGTAATAGGATTTTCTCAAGCAAGGAAACCCAGAAGTGGTTTGACCAGTTACTTCCTCTGTTCagctgttccactgctgaatagctctcacagtcagaaaattcttcctaatgtccagatggaatctccattcttgtagcttgaagccattgttccatgtcctagtctcaagggcagcagaaaacaagttcgcttcctcctccctatgacttcctctcgcatatttatacatgggtttcatgtctcctctcagccttctcttctgaaggctaaacatgcctagctttttaagccgctcctcatagggtttgttctccatagGGTTTGTTAGCCATCTAGATTCTGTTTAAGAATTTCCAGAGGAGGAGAGAGGACGTTCCAAGgcagcctttgaagactgttcagaagctccaaatagTTCAACGCgctgcagccatgttgttaactggggcgtcacacagggagcatacaacccccctttCGTAGCAACTCCATTGGCTACCTATTAGCTACtgaccacaattcaaagtgctggctttagcctataaagtcctaaacgactccagtccaacttacctgtctgaacatatctccctctatgaaccagttcgtagattaagatcttccggggaggtcctgctctcgaccccaccggcctcacaggtgcagctggtggggacgaaggacagggccttcttggtggtgtctgcacggctgtggaactccctcctgagtgagatcaggttggcctcatccctcctgaccttgaAAGACGTGGCTGTTGAACCAAGCATTCGGCCCATCAtagaaatatttaaagtgaaagttgaaagtgcaatgacccaggactgtttacgaCAACGGCTCTGTGTGATAGGTGatcttattttatgtgatgtatttaataatgcttcttggcagggggttggactgaatggcccatcaggtctcttccaactctatgattctatgattctatgttttattaaagggcctgaaaacctggctctttgaaaaggccttcaattaagtgctatgctttggaatgaccaccggaatggactatgactacgagactgattatgacccaaacaagacgaagcggatttttagcttaattagctgtgtgttagtaagatgtgtgttatggctctgaatttactgtaactgttgtctttatgttctatgttctgtacaccgccacgagtcgccttcgggctgagagtggcggttaacaaatgcaaataataaataaataaataataataaattattaagggagggtcaattttaatgttttatactgttttatcaatggcattgaattgttgtcagtactatgaactgccctgagtccctttcggggttgagaaaggcagtatacaaatatttttaaaaaaaattctgaagatATACTGAACTCCAAACCCAGAGTCCGTGTTTACGTTTGACTGGAATATCCCCATCCAGAGGATTCAGAGAGGGAAAGCCACCTTCCCAGCTGCCATTTATTATATCTTTTGGCTTTGGGTGCAGCGGCTCCAGCATCTGAACCTGGTGTgcatttctccctccttctccgtCAGGTGGGCTGGAACTCTCAGCCGACTCGAGCCGTGGTGTTTGAGGACTGTGCCGTCCCAGTAGCCAACCGGCTTGGCGAAGAAGGCCAGGGCTTCAACATTGCCATGAAGGGCTTGAATGGAGGCCGAATTAACATTGGTAAGAGTCAAGAGGGAAGGCAGAAGTATTGGCCGGTGTGGCTTGCATCTCAGTGGGAGTAGTGAGTCCATCCTGGGTTTTAACGTGAATTTAAAAGGAGTTTTAGGATGCGGAACCTCTTTTTAGGGATAGGTCCCATGGACAACTCTTTTGACATTTAAATCTAGATGCATTATGCTATACACACAGAAGCCATTGTCCGTCACAAAATGTGTGGCTACGGTGACCCTCAGGGTTGCTTATAAATCTTAGTTTTGTGTTTTTAGTTCTatgcaccttatttatttatttatttatcgtgtcaggagcaagccaaacagttgtattacatttttttaacaaacaaagaaacaaaacacaaagtttgcaagcttggtagttgattaaatgtcctttgaccagtagctggccacttggagtgcctctggtgttactataagaaagtcctccattgtgcatgtggcaggcctcaggttgcatcgcagcaggtggtctgtggtttgctcttctccacactcgcatgtcgtggattccactttgtagtcccatttcttaagattggctctgcatctcgtggtgccagagcgcagtctgttcagcaccttccaagtcgcccagttttctgtgtgaccaggagggagtgtctcatttggtatcagccattgattgaggttctgggtttgagcctgccacttttggactctcacttgctgaggtgttccagcgagtgtctctgtagatcttagaaaactatttcttgatttaagtcattggcgtgctggctgatacccaaacggggtgggccggatatgtcactgccttggtcctttcactattggctgctaccttATTGGCATGCATcttattgaccagcctatctTCTAACTTGTTTGCACACCAGCACCCCCTCCGCCCCAAAATGAGACTTGAAGTATCTCTGGTTGCTGCTTATGATGTTTGTCTTACTATTGTTATAATGCCGTTTTTAtgtggttttaatattttatttgctatttttttcactgtatgtgtttgggcttggctccatgtaagccgtcccgagtctcttcggggagatggaggcagcatACAAaagtacagttgttgttgttgttgctgttgttgttcttcttcctcttcctcctcctcttcttcctcttcttcttctgaatgtagTGCAAACATTTCATGCAAAAAGGATCATCCCTCCTCTTCCCCCACAGCTTCTTGTTCTCTAGGGGCTGCCCACGCTTCGATCCTGCTGGCTCGGGATCACCTTAAGGTCCGTAAACAGTTTGGAGACATCCTGGCCAACTATCAggtgaatatttattatttgggaTCTTTCTGCCCCTTGTTTCCTCCTCATGTTGGCTTCTCCTTGTCCCTGCTTCATTCTCGCTGCCCCTGTGAGGCAGGTCGGGCGACTGAGTCCATTCCCCTCCTGCTTCCTATTATTTTGTGATCCGAAACCTGATGTTGTGTCTCCTGACAGTACCTCCAGTTCCAGCTGGCTGAGATGGCCACCCGCTTAGTGGCGGCTCGGTTGATGGTGCGTAATGCGGCCAAAGCTCTGCAAGAGGAGCGGGAGGATGCCGTAGCCTTGTGCTCTATGGCCAAGCTCTTTGCCACGGATGAGTGCTTTGCGGTAGGTGCAGTCCTTCGCATGCCCACTTGCCATAGCTGGAAAATTAACTAGAAAGTCATGCTGTAGGACctatagagagagaaaaaagttgAGATTTTTAAATGTAAGGCTTTTAACTTTCATGGGAGGCCTGTGCCTCTAATCGCAGCGAATGTTGAAGGCTGACTATATATATGTTTTGCTTATCCAAATCATTGTCCAGTTGTTTGTGATCTTGGCCACTAGATGGTAGGGTTGCATTTTCTTATAATGCTGCTGCCTTTTTAAAGGCACTTTTGAGAAATGtccctatttaaaaaaaaatacctgaAACCCTATCTACACTGACATGCAATGCAGTTTCATAGTGCAGGTTGACTGCATTCtatagcagaataataataataataataataataataataataataaagttcttgtgggtttttttgggctatatggccatgttctagaggcatttctcctgacgtttcgcctgcatctatggcaagcttcctcagagggtgaggtctgctggagctgggaaaaaaggggtttatatatctgtggaatgaccagggtgagacaaaaggcttttgtaagttgggctaggtgtgaatcttttcaactgaccaccttgattagcatacaatgggctgtaTACACAGCATactgtggtcattccacagatatataaaccccctttttcccagctccagcagacctcaccctctgaggaagcttgccatagatgcaggcgaaacgtcaggagaaatgcctctagaacatggccatatagcccaaaaaaacccacaagaactgagtgatcccggccatgaaagccttcgacaatacaataataataaagttaaagagaatgaacacgtcaagctactttggggcttctgaattcagacaaatAAGAGTttgggagcacaatactcctgacctcacgatcgtgttaaaaaacaaagtatggattgtcgaggttgccatcccaggtgacagcaggattgaagagaaacaactggaaaagctgacacgatatgaggatttaaagatcgaactgcaaagactctggcacaagtcagtcaaggtggtcccaatggtgatcggcacactgggtgcagtgcctaaaaaccttggcctgcacttaaacacaatcggtactGAAAAAAATtagcatctgccagctgcagaaggccaccttactgggatctgcacgcattattcgccgatacatcacatagtcctagacacttgggaattgtccaacgtgtgatccaattcaacagccagaagagtgtctgctgtggactcatcttgttgtgtttcaaataataataataataataataataataataataataataatatcacgattgtagaaaagaaaaaagtctggattattgatgtcgccataccaggtgacagtcgcattgaggaaaaacaacaggaaaaactcacccgctatcaagacctcaaaattgaactgcaaaggctctggcataaaccagtacaggtggtcccagtggtcatcagcacactgggtgccatcccaaaaaaataataaacatcgacaaaatcatgatctgacaactgcaaaaggccacctgacttggatctgcgcgcatcatttgaaaatacatcacacagtcctagacgcttgggaagtgttcgacttgtgattttgtgatgcaaAAACCAGCATATCGATCTTGttagctgtgacatactgtgcttttgtgtcaataataataataataataataataataataataataatctattatcaaaggttttcatggccagagtgaatggtttgttgtgagttttctgggctatattgtcatgttccagaagcattctctctactTACATTTTGCCTGCATAATACATCTAtggataatttattatttttatttatttattatctgcctctccttgtgggtCGAGGCATAACATAGTTGAAACAAAAAGATAAAACTTTAGACTCCTCTAATGtacttcaatgcagttaaactgctttatatgacagtgcagatggAGCCTAACAGTATATGAGAAATGCTGAGTTTCAGAGAAGTGTGTTCTTGCAGTGCTCCACCTTTTCAGGTGGCGTTTACAACTCTTTGTCCCTTATGTACTCCTTCTTAATTGTGAAGTCCCTGCCATGGTTCTCTCTTAATCTAAATGCATCTTCTCCTGTGCAGATCTGCAACCAGGCCCTGCAGTTGCATGGTGGCTACGGGTACCTGAAGGATTATGCTGTCCAGCAGTTTATGCGAGACATCAGAGTGCACCAGATTTTGGAAGGTAACTCATAAAGTGCTGTGACCAGGGTCTTGTCCATATTAGATGGGTCACAGCATCCTAAGCTCCTCTGATCCCCTTTCCTCCCTGACAGCAACTACAGTGTACAAACTGAGTCTCATGATGAACTAGTGATATAATGGAAAGAAAGCAGAGATCTTTAGGATTCAAAATCTCTGGTctctggctccatctacactgccacagaatttagcccagaaaactcacaacaatagtttgtaactgcattatatggtcactgtagactcagccgttaaattaaattaaaaacagcattaaaaagaaCACAGGCATTTGAGGAATAATGAGTGGCAGGCTGCTTGGTGGAATTTGGGAGGttagttttaaaatgtaattttagttgtatttttattttgttttaacttttggatccatgacacacacacacacacacattaattttTGTATTCACATGTGTTTGCCTTGTTTTTAAATCCTATTGGGTTATGTTATGGCATGGTTAGCTACTTTGAGTAACTATAGGGAGGGatgaaaagtatttatttattatttatttgcaacatttatttgctgcctttctcaccccgaaggggactcagagcagcttacaagatatatatatgtgtatgtgtgtgtgtgtgtgtgtgtgtgtatatatatatatatatatatatatacacacacacacacacacatacatatacgcacacacacatacatacaatacattataccatgaatacagtacaatatcagtgctatacattactatattgcactatacaattatattgtaatattattagtaatattacatgtaatataaatatagaattataaggtaaataaataaagtaaataaataaggaaggttTACAACTTGGGAGGCGGAgaccccggtgacacagtgggttaaacccttgttgccaacaggactgaagaccgacaggtcacaggttcgaatccagggagaatatggatgagctccctctgtcagctccagctccccatgcagggacgtgagagaagcctcccacaaggatggcaaaacatcaaaacatctgggtatcccctgggcaacgtccttgcagatggccaattctctcacaccagcagcgactttttcaagttactcctgacacgaaataaaaaaaaacttgggaGCCACCACCATGAAGGCTCTGTTTTgtgatgggaccaagagaaagcctTCCTTTGCCTATCTTGGGTTCTACAAAGAGATATTGTGTGCAGTGCCAACACTGACAATAACGTGCTTGAGAAAAATATCCACCTGTCTCCCTCTTTTTGTTTTTCTCCGCCTTCTCTTGCTATAGGTACCAACGAAGTGATGAAGATGATTGTGGCCAGGAGCCTGTTACAGGACTAACTCCAGAGTTGGATTTCTTGCCCATTGCACTCCAAAAGaagattgttttttaaataacCATCAACAGGGAAGAAGTGATGGAGCTGCACTGGGGAGGACTGTCTTTCCTGGAGGCAGCCCAGTTAGATATTCAGCTCAAGGCACCTTTCTGCATTTCTGTATCGGGCAGCGCTTGGCGAACGCTCTCAAATGAGTCTTTTGTTCTAGCTTTGACCATCTGCTCTGACTTGACGttacaaagtgctggctttataaCACACTGATGCCCCAAGCAATCCTATCTGGGGGTGGGAACTGATCGGTTCAGCGTTTCATGCCCATGGAGCGCATATCACACCACAAAGGCCTTTTAAACTCTTTTCCCCTACCCTTTTTGGGAACTATCTCCTTTTTCTTAGGTCAAACAACAGGGAAGAGGATGGGAAGGAGATCTGTTTCTTGCCCTCTCCCTTTCAATTGTGactaatgattttttttatcatcgaACCTGGTGGTATTGCGGCAGGAAGTGCTTTAGACGCACCACAATTTTCAGCTATCCAATAATGCAAGGATTTGGGAGTGCTGATTCAAGTggatttccttttctcttccacaATGCTGGAATCAATAAATGgttttctgcttcttcctctctctttttatttccaGGATAAATGATCCTAATGAGCCAACCTTCTTCACTCTTGTTCAGTTGCTCATTTgcttttgcattattatttttctttttgcattgcaTTACTGATCTTTCTAAGGGCCCTGAAGGTCTTCAGCAGAATGCCCCAAAATGCTGCTCTCTGCAAATAAATATTGTAGCTTGACTCATcaccaggtgcatctacactgtggaatgaatgcagtttgacactacatttcactgccatggctcagtactaatTAATCCTTggcagttatagttttacaaggaaatgataataacaacaactggaaaagctgatacgatatgaggatttaaagattgaactgcaaagactctggcacaagccagccaaggtggtcccagtggtgatcggcacacatacacatgcacacacaaatatacatatatacacatatacatatacacatgcatgcacatatacatacatatacacgaaaatatgcatatagacaagcacacacatatacacaatatgcatgtaaatatataaacacacaaatatatacacacatatatacacccacacatatatacacccacatatatatatatatatatatatatacacgcaaacacacacatatatacacaaatatacacacacacaaaacacatatacacagactggccacagcaatgtgtggtaggggacggctagtcaatataaatcaaaatgtaatgttcgtttgtgggattaacagaactcaaaaaccactggatgaattgacaccaaatttggacacaagacacctaacaaccgaatatatgtccttcactcaaaaatttgattttgtcatttgggagttgtagttgctgggattgatagttcacctacaaagagcattctgaaccccaccaacgatggaattgaaccaaatttggcacacatttctcccatgaccaatagaaaatactggaagggtttggtgggcagtgtcgtttggttttggagttgtagttcacttacatccagagagcactgtggactcaaacaatgatggatctggaccaaacttggcacgaatattccatatgcccaaatgtgaacactggtggagtttggggaaacagaatcttgacatttgggagttgtagttactgggatttacagttcacctacaatcaaagagcattctgaaccccaccagacaccacaaacctcccacacagacccccatgaccaccagagtgggccacagcaaggcgtggcaggggacggctagtatatatgtaagatttatttttctttccctccctcctcctcatggtccctccctcccccttcttccctacatatttcttttttttttgctctctctcttttcttttttcccttctctttaaaaaaaattaaccttGTAACTTGTAAATattcaataaagatttttttttaaaaagaaataaataaaattactattattattaagaaaagggctcctctgagcatatccagactGCTCCCACTGAAGAATATGTATTATTGCAGCCACCAAGAAAGGGCCACACTTTTGCAGGCACTCAAGTGCAGGCAAAGAATccaatgtcatctgtacacagatgatgtccaac
This portion of the Anolis sagrei isolate rAnoSag1 chromosome 7, rAnoSag1.mat, whole genome shotgun sequence genome encodes:
- the ACAD8 gene encoding isobutyryl-CoA dehydrogenase, mitochondrial codes for the protein MAWRGCCRLGLRWRHGWREAGGRRGIASCIDPSVGLTEEQKEFQKVAFDFAAKEMAPHMAEWDEKEIFPVETLRRAAQLGFGGIYVRPDVGGSGLSRLDTSIIFEALSTGCVSTTAYLSIHNMCAWMVDVFGKEEQRQRFCPSLCSMEKLASYCLTEPGSGSDAASLLTSAKRNGDTYILNGSKAFISGGGDTDLYVVMCRTGGPGPKGISCLVLEKGTPGLSFGKKERKVGWNSQPTRAVVFEDCAVPVANRLGEEGQGFNIAMKGLNGGRINIASCSLGAAHASILLARDHLKVRKQFGDILANYQYLQFQLAEMATRLVAARLMVRNAAKALQEEREDAVALCSMAKLFATDECFAICNQALQLHGGYGYLKDYAVQQFMRDIRVHQILEGTNEVMKMIVARSLLQD